The Deinococcus sp. YIM 134068 genomic interval GCAACATGCTCCGGTCGTCGAAGCGGCCCGACTCGCCGTGGTGGGTGTATTCCAGCAGCTCGATGAAGTGGAACTTCGCGGTCGTCCAGCGCCGATTCGGGTGATCGCGCCATCCGCCGCTGATCTCGTACGAGGTCGTGTGCAGGCGGTCGAGGCTCTCGGCGAGCATCGTGCGGTAGCGCCCGTTGCGGTGAAAGCCCGCCAGGCGCAGCAGGTCCGTGACGGCCAGCGTCATCTCGCCGTCCTCCGGCAAACCGCTGCTCATGTAGTGGTCGATCAATGCGCTGCTCACGTCGTTGTCGATGCCGTGCGGAATCCCCAGCTCCGGCAGTGCCCGGCACCCCACCCGCACCACCCGGTCCCCCTGCGTGAAGGTCACGCGCCAGGAATGCTGGCCCTCCACCGAGTCCTGGGCCGAGACCAGATTCAGCCGTCCCCAGTTGAGGTCGTCGAACCGTGCGAGTTTGGGGTCGTTCATGCGTCTCCCTGGTGGTGAACAGATTATCTGATCTGAAAGAAAAAATATCTGTAAAACATAATGATGAAACACCACCAGAGGCCACCTGCATACCCGCGCCAGGAGGGCGCATACCCCCTCTTTCCCCACAGGTGTGTCTCAGTAAACACCACAAGTGTGTCTCAGCAGATGAGCCAAAACACCACAAGTATGTCTCAGGGGGGCCAAAAAACACCACAGGTGTGTCTCAGCAAACACCACAGGTATGTCTCAGGGGTCTCCTGAGACACAGTTGTGGGGAAATAGCCGAATCCCACAGGTATGTCTCAGGCGGGAGGCCCGGAATCCCACAAGTGTGTCTCAGGCGGGAGGCCCGAATCCCACAAGTGTGTCTCAGGCAAAACGCCCGAATCCCACAAGTGTGTCTCAGGCAAAATCTGGTTTTCGGGTGCGAAACTTTCGCAAAAAGGGGTCCCTCTCCCCCACCTTCGGGCATGACGGACATCGAGGAGTCGAACCCGAAGAACTCCCGTGCAGAACAGAAAAAAGTCGAGTTCCGAGCTTCAGACGGTCTGGGAGACGAGCGGACGCCCCTGTTCCACCAGGGCGCGGGCCTGGTCGGCGGGCAGGGGCCGGGCGATGTAGTACCCCTGGGCCAGCGTGTAGCCCAGCGCGCGAATCCGGGCGTACTGCTGGGCGGTCTCGACCCCCTCGGCGACGGTATTCAGGCCCAGCGTGCGGCCCAGCACGGCGATCACGCGGGCGAGTTCGGTGGCCGCCGCGTCGCGCTCGAGGTCGGTGACGAAGGCGCGGTCCACCTTCAGGTCCTGGATGGGCAGGTGTCGCAGGTAGCTCAGGCTGGAGTACCCGGTCCCGAAATCGTCCACGGCGAGGCGCACCCCCAGGCCGCGCAGCGCCCTCAACGTTCCCAGCGTGGTGTCGAGGTCGCGTATGAGGACGCTCTCGGTGATCTCCAGCATCAGCCGCTCCGGGGCGAGGCCCGTCTCGCGCAGCGTCGCCGCGACCTCCTCCACCAGCCTGGGTTGGGCGAGATGCGCGGCACTCAGGTTGACGCCCACGGTGGGGGGTGGGCTGCCGGGCGCTCCCGTCCAGTCCACCACCTCGCGGCAGGCCGCGCGCAGGACCCAGTGGCCCAGCGGCACCACCAGCCCGGTTTCCTCGGCGAGCGGCATGAAGGCGTCCGGTGTGAGCAGGCCGCGCGTGGGATGCCGCCAACGCACCAGCGCCTCCACGCCCGTCGGGAGGCCCGTGGGCGCGTCCACGAGCGGCTGGTAATGCAGCTCGAAGTCTCCCCGAACCAGCGATGCGCGCAGCTCGGCCTCCAGCTCCACCCGCTCCAGCACGGCGATATGCATGGAGGCGTCGAAGAGCTGCACCTGCCCGCGCCGCCCCGCCTTCGCGCGGTAGAGTGCCACATCGGCGTCGCGCAGCAGGGTCTCGCCGTCCTCCCCCGTCCCGTCCCACACGGTGACGCCCACGCTCGCCCCCACCCGCAGGCTCTGGTCGCCCACGGGAACCGGCTCGTCCAGCACCCGCAGCAGTTGACGGGCGATCCTGACCGCCTCGCCGGGGCCGCGCATATCCTCCAGCAGGACCGCGAACTCGTCGCCGCCCAGCCGCGCCACCACGCCCGGTGGGGGCACGCTCACCTCCAATCGCCGCCCCACCGCGCGCAGCACCTCGTCCCCGGCGCTGTGGCCCAGCGTGTCGTTGATCGTCTTGAAGTCGTCGAAATCCATCAGCAGCACCGCCAGCGTGCCCGCCGGTGGGGGCCGCCGCGTCAGGGCCTGCGCCACGCGCTCGTGGAAGAGGCGGCGGTTGCCCAGCCCGGTCAGGGGGTCGCGCAGCGCCAGCTCGCTCAGGCGCTCGGTGAGGCGGCGGCGCTCGCGCATCACCGCCCCCAGCAGCAGCCCGGAGACGGTCACGGTGAGCAGCCCGAATTGCAGCGCCAGCCCGTCGGTGCGCCGGATGTCCGGCCCGCCCGTCAGCAGCGCGACGCCCACGTTCAGGCCCAGGACC includes:
- a CDS encoding putative bifunctional diguanylate cyclase/phosphodiesterase yields the protein MTAQRRRHVWITLLYLLGWLALDAAAQQFNTVPGVSVWYPPFALDFVLLLVFGLRYWPLLIVSNVLHELLITPQPLPPLPLLASVVVAVAGSTLACVVLRHLRFDARLPRLRDVRLFVLVAVFGAPLIVTTAQVLCLVWADLVPWGRVIERTLQLWAGTATGIGMLAPSLLLLLRRWPGLWTAGLPVTDEPVGSGGPGATAPISLAPRLAGRQRLLTLGRRVLEGLAELSVAGLALWIGYGGPRGGTLDFSYVLFVPLLWTATRHGFERTALAVLGLNVGVALLTGGPDIRRTDGLALQFGLLTVTVSGLLLGAVMRERRRLTERLSELALRDPLTGLGNRRLFHERVAQALTRRPPPAGTLAVLLMDFDDFKTINDTLGHSAGDEVLRAVGRRLEVSVPPPGVVARLGGDEFAVLLEDMRGPGEAVRIARQLLRVLDEPVPVGDQSLRVGASVGVTVWDGTGEDGETLLRDADVALYRAKAGRRGQVQLFDASMHIAVLERVELEAELRASLVRGDFELHYQPLVDAPTGLPTGVEALVRWRHPTRGLLTPDAFMPLAEETGLVVPLGHWVLRAACREVVDWTGAPGSPPPTVGVNLSAAHLAQPRLVEEVAATLRETGLAPERLMLEITESVLIRDLDTTLGTLRALRGLGVRLAVDDFGTGYSSLSYLRHLPIQDLKVDRAFVTDLERDAAATELARVIAVLGRTLGLNTVAEGVETAQQYARIRALGYTLAQGYYIARPLPADQARALVEQGRPLVSQTV